A region of the Candidatus Marsarchaeota archaeon genome:
TGAACGCGACGCTGAAGCACGGCGCTTCAGCAGAAGAGAGCATAACCTGCCACAATCTGCCGATAGCTGCTGTCAGCGCAATTACGAGCTATACTTTGTACATGAACTACAGCTATGGCGGCGCAGCGCGCTCGCTGTACGGCTACCTGAACGCCACCAACGCGTACCTGGGCTGAACCTTAAACTATGAAGTCCTTGGCGCCCATGCCCTTCGGAAAGGCGCGGCCGTTCTGCGTCTCGACAGGCAGGCCGAACTGGTCGGCAAGCCTCTGGAGTTCGCTCATGTCTATTACTTTGTCAAGGAAGAGCTCCACGAATTCCTCGTTCGCAAGTTTCACGTTTTTTACTTTGAATACTTGGAACTGCAGCATGCTGGCGCGCTTGACGCGCTCCCTCAGGCTGCCCTCCCTTATTATGCGCTTTGCAGATTCGCTCAGCATGCTTCCACGGCAATTCTTGCGATGCAAGGCTTAAAACACATTACATGCACGTCATCTTTTTATTTGTGAGGCGCTAAGCGTAATCGGGCGCCGCGATGGATATAAGCTCAGCATTCATTGCACACTACTATTCCGCAGTGCAGTCGTGGCTCTCTGCATACCTGCCGCACTTTGCCAGCTCTGCGCTCGCGCTCCTCGCCTCATTCATAATCTTCGCCATATTGCTGGCGGTTCTGGTCATGGTATTCTCGTACATGTTCGGCTGGATCGAGCGCAAGACGATGGCGCGCATGCAGTCCAGGCACGGCCCTACCTACGTCGGCAAGTTCGGGATACTCCAGAACATGGCTGACGTGATAAAGCTGCTCTCGAAAGAGAACATAGTGCCGGACGGCGCAGACAAGCTATTGTTTCGGCTCGTGCTGCCCATCACATACGCGTCGTTTGTCATGATGCTCGCCTTCATACCTTTCACAAACGCGTTCATTGGCATAGGCACGAGCTTGGGCCTGATAGTGGTGTTTTTGCTGCTGTCGTTCGTGCCGCTGCTCCTCTTCCTGGCCGGATGGTCGAGCGGCAACAAGTACGGTTCCATAAGCGCGCAGCGCTCTGTGGTGATGCTGGTGAGCTACGAGCTGCCCTTGCTGCTGGTAATAGCTGCTGTCGCGCTGATGGCCGGAAGCTACAGCTTTTCCGGCATAGTGGGAGCCCAGTCCGGCATGTGGTACGCGGTGCTTATGCCCATCGGCTTCGTGATATTCTTCATAGTGATGCTCGCAGAGCTGGAAAGGCCGCCGTTCGACATACGCGAGGCCGACAATGAGCTGATCGCAGGCTGGCTCACCGACGTGGGCGCGCCGTACTATGGCCTCGCGCTCTTCCTAGACTACACGCGCATGTTCGTCGGCACGCTCCTAATATCAATACTGTTCCTCGGCGGCTGGAACGGGCCGGTGCTCCCGCCGTTCGTATGGCTAATGGTGAAAGTGGTAATACTCACGTTCTTCATAATAGTGATACGCGCCACCACAGTGCGCATGCGCCTGGACAGGCTGCTGCACTTTGGCTGGATATACCTCCTCCCTCTCTCAGTAATTAATTTATTGATTTCATTCGCATTGTTTGTCAGGTGAGCGGGTGATACTTAAACCAATCGTAAAGGTGGGTACGCAGATGCTGAAGAAGCCCGCAACTCTCGAGTTCCCCGAGCAGAAGGAATCCCTGGCAGACAACTACCGCGGCATACACAAGCTCGACATGAAGACTTGCATAAGCTGTGCGGCATGCGCAAGGATATGCCCCAACCAGACAATAGACATGGTCGACACGGAAACCGAGCACGGCACGAAGAAGATGCCTCAGATAAACCTGGAGCGGTGCCTATTCTGCGCGTTGTGCGAGGAAGTATGCCCTACGCAATGCCTCGTGCTCACGAAGGACTACAGCTTCGAGGCCTACGACAGGCGCGAATACATAAAAAGGCCTGAGGACCTCAGATAGCGTGGTACAATGCTGCCTACGCCACTGTTCCTCCTGATTTCGGTAATAGAGTTCGTTGCTATTGCGCTAATCGTGATGTCAAGGGATTTGCTGCACTCGAGCCTCGCCCTCGCCGTTCTGTTCTTCCTGAACTCCGTCATGTTCCTGCTGCTTGAACAGCCCCTGCTCGCGGTCATACAGCTCTTCATACTCATCGGGGGCATATCTACCTACATGATAATAGGGGTGGCATCGTCGAGCTTCTCCATGTTCAGGCACGGCCGCCCGGCAGTCATGGTGCTTCTCGCTGCTGTGCTCTTTGCTGTGATGGCATATCCACTTTCCGGCATGTCGTTCCAAAGCACGCAGTCCAACGTTGCAACTGTGGCGGGCGCCGGTGCAGAGGTCAGCCAGTATATAGGGATATTCTACCTTCTCACGTTCATGACGTTCGCTGTAGCGCTGGGCTCCATACTGCTGTTCAAGAAAATAGGCGAGAGGAAATGATACCGATTGAGTTCATAATGCTCGGCTTCGCGCTTTTCGCCATCGGCATGGCTGGAATGGCCACGAGCCGCCATCTGGTGGTAATGATGATGTCGATAGAGGTGGCGCTCGTAGCCAGCACCCTCGTTGCCACGGCGTTCTTCTATCTGTCTGCAAACGGCGCCATAGTGCCGCTGCTTTTCACGGTGTGGTCGGTTGCCGCTGTTGAGGCCATACTGATAATCGTTTTCTACAAGTACATGGCCAGGAATGAGATGAGCCTCGACGTGAGCAAGCTCTCCGAGCTGAAGGATTGACATGATAGCGATATATGCAGTGGTCGTGCTCGTCATCGCCGGGATAGCCGCGCTGCTCTCCCGCAGGCATGTGCTTGCGCCCAGGTACATAGCATTGGCTGGCAGCCTTGCGGCCCTGGCAATCATCACGTATGCATTTGTGTACGGAAGCGCAGGCACATACTCAATACCATGGTTTGGCATAGGCCAGTACTCGTTCCCGATAGTGCTGGAGACGTACAGCCTGAACATGCTGCTGCTTCTCCTGGTCGGCGTTATAACACCGCTGATATTCCTGTACTCGATAGGTTTCATGGACGTGCCCACGGAGCAGGGCCGCTTTTACTTCGAGATCAGCGTGTTTGCAGCTGCAATGATGCTTTTTGCCATCGCTGGCAACCTCATAACTATGTTCCTGGCGTGGGAGATGCTAGGAATAACGAGCTACCTGCTCATAGGCTTCTGGTACTACAAGGGCCGCGCGGCCGAAGCCGCGCGCAAAGCTATAACTACCATAATAATAGGCGATGTGCTGATGCTCTCTGCAATCCTATTGATATTCAGCACTTACCATACGATGAGCTTCAACGCCATACTTGCTGCGCCATACAGCAGCTCCCTGACTGTCGCGATGGCGCTTCTGCTCGTAGCCATTTTCACAAAATCGGCGCAATTCCCGTTCCACGAATGGCTGCCTGACGCCATGGAAGGCCCAACTCCGGTTTCAGCCTTCCTCCATTCGTCCACCATGGTCAAGGCGGGCGTGTTCCTTGCGGCTGTGCTTTTGCCCCTGTTTGCCAAGGCCGGCCTGCTAAGGGTCATGCTCGTCGTCGGGCTTGTCTCCGCGCTGCTCGGTGCATCGAACGCGCTGGCCGAAAGGCACGTGAAGCGCATACCCGCCTATTCCACCATAGAGGACATAGGCCTGATGTTCGTGGCCCTCGGCCTGAACGCACTTGCAGCAGCCATGCTGTTCTTCGTTGTGCAGGCGTTCTACAAGGCATTGCTGTTCATGAGCGCAGGCTCGATAATGCGCGCCAACAATGAAACGACAAACATATACGACCTCTACGGGGCGTCGAAGCGAAAAATCATTGCTGCGGCATCGATAATCGGTGCGCTCTCGCTGGCAGGCATAGCCCCGTTAAGCGGCTTCTTCGGCAAGGCGGCCATAGGCACAGCGTCGCTCGCAGTCAATGCGCTCGTGTATGCCGTGCTCATGGTGATAGGGTTCGCCAGCAGCATCTACATATTCAGGTGGCTCATCGTGCCGATGCGCAAGGCGCCGGAAGGTGAGGAGGTGCGCCTCTCAGGCAAATACGCGCATATTCCGAGATCCATGCTCGCGGCGCCCGCAATTCTCGCGGTTATGGTGGTTGCGGTCTCAGTGCTTTACCTATATCTTCCGGGCTATCTGTCGCAGCATCTATCCGACATAGGCGTGCTAGATGCGGCCATTGAGAGCGGCGTGGCGGTTGCTGGCATAGCGATAGCATATGTGCTGTTCAGGAACGTCAAGCCATTCGCGCCTTCGCGCCACAGGATGGCGGTCAGCGCGCTCTACAATAGCCTGCTCGTCAACAAGGCCTACCAGCTCATAGCCAGGTTCTTCTATGCGATCGGCGCAGGAATCGACTCGATCGACAATGGGTTGTATGAGGCAGCGCTTTCGGGCGGCAACGGCGTAGTATATTCTGGCAGGCAGTTGCGGCGCATAGTGACCGGCCAGCCCAACATGTATCTAGTTGCAGCTCTCATCGGCATAATGCTGCTGGTCGTAGTGATGGTGGTCTGATGTTCCCATACCTGTTCGTGATGCTTGGCACGCTTCTGGCAGGAGTGCTGGCAACGCTGCCTTTCGGGAAGCGCGCCTCACGCGGCATAGCGATCGCTGCGACTCTCGCTGTCCTGATAATGGTCGCGCTCATGCTGATAACTGCGCTCGAGTATGGCGCAGCGTTCAGCGGATCACTGCCTTACATAAGCGCATTCGGGATATCGTTCAGCCTCCAGGCCGGGGCGGTGCAGCTGATGCTGATAACGATGGCCTCCATAGTGGCATTCGCGGCCGTCATCGGCGGCAATGTAGAAGCAGAGAACGTGAAGGCATCGAACGCCCTGGTCATGCTGTTCGAGCTTTCTGCCATAGGCCTGTTTGCGTCTGCCAACTTCT
Encoded here:
- a CDS encoding NADH-quinone oxidoreductase subunit H; protein product: MDISSAFIAHYYSAVQSWLSAYLPHFASSALALLASFIIFAILLAVLVMVFSYMFGWIERKTMARMQSRHGPTYVGKFGILQNMADVIKLLSKENIVPDGADKLLFRLVLPITYASFVMMLAFIPFTNAFIGIGTSLGLIVVFLLLSFVPLLLFLAGWSSGNKYGSISAQRSVVMLVSYELPLLLVIAAVALMAGSYSFSGIVGAQSGMWYAVLMPIGFVIFFIVMLAELERPPFDIREADNELIAGWLTDVGAPYYGLALFLDYTRMFVGTLLISILFLGGWNGPVLPPFVWLMVKVVILTFFIIVIRATTVRMRLDRLLHFGWIYLLPLSVINLLISFALFVR
- a CDS encoding NADH-quinone oxidoreductase subunit I, producing the protein MILKPIVKVGTQMLKKPATLEFPEQKESLADNYRGIHKLDMKTCISCAACARICPNQTIDMVDTETEHGTKKMPQINLERCLFCALCEEVCPTQCLVLTKDYSFEAYDRREYIKRPEDLR
- a CDS encoding NADH-quinone oxidoreductase subunit J — encoded protein: MLPTPLFLLISVIEFVAIALIVMSRDLLHSSLALAVLFFLNSVMFLLLEQPLLAVIQLFILIGGISTYMIIGVASSSFSMFRHGRPAVMVLLAAVLFAVMAYPLSGMSFQSTQSNVATVAGAGAEVSQYIGIFYLLTFMTFAVALGSILLFKKIGERK
- a CDS encoding NADH-quinone oxidoreductase subunit L, with the protein product MIAIYAVVVLVIAGIAALLSRRHVLAPRYIALAGSLAALAIITYAFVYGSAGTYSIPWFGIGQYSFPIVLETYSLNMLLLLLVGVITPLIFLYSIGFMDVPTEQGRFYFEISVFAAAMMLFAIAGNLITMFLAWEMLGITSYLLIGFWYYKGRAAEAARKAITTIIIGDVLMLSAILLIFSTYHTMSFNAILAAPYSSSLTVAMALLLVAIFTKSAQFPFHEWLPDAMEGPTPVSAFLHSSTMVKAGVFLAAVLLPLFAKAGLLRVMLVVGLVSALLGASNALAERHVKRIPAYSTIEDIGLMFVALGLNALAAAMLFFVVQAFYKALLFMSAGSIMRANNETTNIYDLYGASKRKIIAAASIIGALSLAGIAPLSGFFGKAAIGTASLAVNALVYAVLMVIGFASSIYIFRWLIVPMRKAPEGEEVRLSGKYAHIPRSMLAAPAILAVMVVAVSVLYLYLPGYLSQHLSDIGVLDAAIESGVAVAGIAIAYVLFRNVKPFAPSRHRMAVSALYNSLLVNKAYQLIARFFYAIGAGIDSIDNGLYEAALSGGNGVVYSGRQLRRIVTGQPNMYLVAALIGIMLLVVVMVV